The following coding sequences are from one Microbacterium sp. SORGH_AS_0969 window:
- a CDS encoding zinc-binding alcohol dehydrogenase: protein MTAGQPEWVIREDAGSPVLVALYLRQVLGIRSPDDLPSLRRVPAAAETTRTDAAQSELERQWRAYWALTVEPQAHPSPVPLELVEGFDGLVTLPVEGAEALRDAATPFADEATDFARQAHGRYARETSARPGVSYRAYASAIAAHERIVGRRAHSFELNVQILPLAQRGVWWIGSLTVAVTDGLRGDVAAFDSAIHPIIAELA from the coding sequence ATGACGGCAGGCCAGCCCGAGTGGGTGATCCGCGAGGACGCGGGGTCACCGGTGCTCGTCGCGCTCTACCTGCGTCAGGTGCTCGGCATCCGGTCTCCCGACGATCTGCCCTCCCTGCGGCGCGTGCCCGCCGCCGCGGAGACGACGAGGACGGATGCCGCTCAGTCGGAGCTCGAGAGACAGTGGCGGGCCTATTGGGCGTTGACGGTGGAGCCGCAGGCGCACCCCTCCCCCGTGCCGTTGGAGTTGGTCGAGGGTTTCGACGGGCTCGTCACGCTCCCTGTCGAGGGCGCGGAGGCCCTGCGCGATGCCGCGACGCCGTTCGCCGACGAGGCCACCGACTTCGCTCGGCAGGCGCACGGACGGTACGCACGCGAGACGTCGGCACGTCCGGGGGTGTCGTATCGCGCCTACGCCAGCGCGATCGCCGCGCACGAACGCATCGTCGGTCGTCGCGCGCACTCGTTCGAGCTGAACGTGCAGATCCTGCCGCTGGCTCAGCGCGGAGTGTGGTGGATCGGCTCCCTCACGGTCGCGGTGACCGACGGTCTGCGCGGAGACGTGGCGGCATTCGACTCCGCGATCCACCCGATCATCGCGGAGCTCGCCTGA
- a CDS encoding potassium transporter Trk, translating to MAEQPAPERPSFSRGEIETASVRRAPKYGVFLAAGAFVGILVALILTFAIDSTDVSPYTQVVYSQLQVFGFTALICVVVGVTVAAIVALIFERVLGGRTRQVIVDHEQHGV from the coding sequence ATGGCCGAGCAGCCCGCCCCCGAACGACCGTCCTTCTCTCGCGGTGAGATCGAGACGGCCAGCGTTCGCCGCGCGCCCAAGTACGGCGTCTTCCTGGCCGCGGGCGCGTTCGTCGGCATCCTGGTCGCCCTCATCCTGACGTTCGCGATCGACAGCACCGATGTCAGCCCGTACACGCAGGTCGTGTACTCGCAGCTGCAGGTGTTCGGCTTCACCGCCTTGATCTGCGTGGTCGTCGGTGTGACGGTCGCGGCCATCGTCGCGTTGATCTTCGAGCGCGTCCTCGGCGGACGCACCCGCCAGGTCATCGTCGACCACGAGCAGCACGGGGTCTGA
- a CDS encoding ABC transporter permease, with translation MSVAALLRRKLLRDLRLRAAQFVAVFVMSALCLAVYGGLEGGWRGMQVEQERMDAEAHLADVWITASSASPEQVDALRGLPGVSDAETTGLLDAAVVGGRGDLVVSALPERIDVPEPVEGRLDDLTDDQIALDAAFAEAHALRVGDTVRLRIAATDHSFTVAAWVRSADKVSDTGVDGLYAPDPSRYGYAYVSRQQMQALGPSRVSVALAGSPERIMAEAPGLLGADRLAMYDRSSQPGVVGLTDRIRQIRSLSLLFLGLFLAVAMLAMFTSMRRLVDMQQRDIATLKALGVTDTQLRRHYSQYAIVVAAGALVGFAFAPVLSLFVLRSQRSSFGLVAWIPAYTPAPLALAVALVAGASVVSVVATRAARRTDPAAAMRGGAATTRRVFPRLRRMSPLNAWGLREIATARGRLLTALAATVGGTTLLIAGFGMPDSLHHQVARSFDSQYLFDAQARLSPGAWSQQGEALASGITDVQWQMSFVMPGDGLAGGEAVNVLSDGDLYRLPDGDAGVALPADGALVSAALADARGIAIGDEVTVLPPGSATGVAVIVRGVTDAGEPQGLFLSRSAWERAGGVFSPNALLARGAEAAEVLEGRPGIASVLTHDDRRANAEQVIDGLGDVFALIKGFGLLLTMVVLVNLGALAFAERTRDYATLAVLGVRPREIRALLLRENVAITVAGALIGIPAGMAFLSAYLAVFRTDRIVYASAASPVATGWCVVIVVGCGLSASFLLARRLRRVDVLGALKGAE, from the coding sequence ATGAGCGTCGCGGCCCTGCTGCGCCGAAAGCTCCTACGCGATCTGCGGCTCCGGGCGGCGCAGTTCGTCGCCGTGTTCGTCATGAGCGCGCTGTGCCTGGCCGTGTACGGCGGGCTCGAGGGCGGGTGGCGGGGGATGCAGGTCGAGCAAGAGCGAATGGATGCCGAGGCCCACCTCGCGGACGTCTGGATCACCGCTTCGTCAGCGTCGCCCGAACAGGTCGACGCGTTGCGGGGTCTTCCGGGGGTCTCGGATGCTGAGACCACGGGTCTGCTCGATGCGGCGGTCGTCGGTGGTCGAGGCGACCTCGTCGTGAGCGCGCTGCCGGAACGGATCGACGTCCCGGAACCGGTCGAAGGACGCCTGGACGATCTCACGGACGACCAGATCGCTCTCGACGCCGCATTCGCCGAGGCACACGCGCTTCGGGTGGGGGACACCGTGCGGCTACGGATCGCGGCGACGGATCACTCCTTCACCGTCGCGGCGTGGGTGCGGTCGGCCGACAAGGTGTCGGACACCGGAGTCGATGGTCTGTACGCGCCTGACCCGTCGAGGTACGGCTACGCCTATGTCTCGCGGCAGCAGATGCAGGCGCTCGGGCCGAGTCGCGTGTCCGTTGCCCTGGCGGGCTCGCCCGAGCGGATCATGGCGGAGGCGCCCGGGCTGCTCGGGGCCGACCGACTGGCCATGTACGACCGGTCCTCTCAGCCGGGAGTGGTGGGGCTGACCGACCGCATTCGACAGATCAGAAGTCTGTCGCTGTTGTTCCTCGGTTTGTTCCTGGCGGTCGCGATGCTCGCGATGTTCACCTCGATGCGGCGACTGGTCGACATGCAGCAGCGCGACATCGCCACGCTGAAAGCGCTCGGCGTCACCGACACGCAGCTGCGCCGGCACTACTCCCAGTACGCCATCGTCGTCGCCGCGGGCGCCCTCGTCGGCTTCGCGTTCGCTCCCGTGCTCTCGCTGTTCGTCTTGCGGTCGCAGCGGTCGAGCTTCGGATTGGTCGCCTGGATTCCGGCGTACACCCCAGCGCCCCTGGCGCTCGCGGTCGCGCTGGTCGCGGGCGCGTCGGTCGTGTCGGTCGTCGCCACTCGCGCGGCGCGGCGCACGGACCCCGCGGCGGCGATGCGCGGCGGGGCCGCGACGACTCGGCGCGTCTTCCCTCGGCTTCGGCGAATGTCACCGCTGAACGCGTGGGGCCTGCGCGAGATCGCGACAGCGCGTGGGCGCCTGCTCACTGCACTTGCCGCGACGGTCGGGGGCACCACCCTTCTCATCGCGGGATTCGGGATGCCGGATTCCCTGCACCATCAGGTCGCCCGGTCCTTCGATTCGCAGTACCTCTTCGACGCGCAGGCGCGGCTCTCTCCGGGCGCATGGTCACAGCAGGGCGAGGCCCTGGCATCCGGAATCACCGACGTTCAGTGGCAGATGTCCTTCGTCATGCCAGGCGACGGCCTCGCAGGGGGCGAAGCCGTCAACGTCCTGTCGGACGGCGACCTCTACCGCCTGCCGGACGGTGATGCCGGCGTCGCGCTGCCCGCCGACGGTGCGCTCGTGAGCGCCGCGCTCGCCGATGCACGCGGGATCGCGATCGGCGATGAGGTCACGGTTCTTCCGCCTGGCTCCGCGACGGGGGTCGCCGTCATCGTGCGCGGGGTCACTGACGCGGGAGAGCCTCAGGGGCTCTTTCTCTCGCGGTCTGCGTGGGAGCGCGCGGGCGGCGTCTTCTCGCCGAACGCGCTGCTGGCGCGCGGGGCTGAGGCCGCCGAGGTGCTCGAGGGCCGGCCCGGAATCGCGAGTGTCCTGACACATGACGACCGGCGCGCGAACGCTGAGCAGGTGATCGACGGCCTCGGCGATGTTTTCGCGCTCATCAAAGGGTTCGGGCTGCTGCTGACCATGGTCGTGCTGGTGAACTTGGGCGCTCTGGCCTTCGCCGAACGCACCCGCGACTACGCGACACTCGCCGTGCTGGGGGTGCGTCCGCGCGAGATCCGCGCCCTCCTCTTGCGCGAGAACGTCGCCATCACCGTCGCCGGCGCGCTCATCGGCATCCCCGCCGGTATGGCTTTTCTGTCGGCGTACCTGGCGGTGTTCCGCACAGATCGCATCGTGTACGCGTCGGCCGCGTCGCCGGTCGCCACCGGGTGGTGCGTCGTGATCGTCGTGGGGTGCGGCCTGAGCGCATCGTTCCTACTGGCGCGCCGTCTGCGTCGGGTCGACGTGCTGGGGGCGTTGAAGGGTGCTGAGTAG
- a CDS encoding ABC transporter ATP-binding protein, translating into MASGTGLRATALSREYGTGATRVLALDDVSVHLRSGGLAAIVGPSGSGKSTLLNVLGAMDTPDSGQAELNGTIFTGAGPRELTEFRRDRVGFVFQFYNLLPQLTALENVELARRLPSRHRADVPTSIELLERVGLGDRAGHFPPQLSGGQMQRVSIARALAKRPDVLLCDEPTGALDSASGVEVMVLLTDVAREGRAIVAVVTHDPAIRDLADHIVEMRDGRVVADSRPPVS; encoded by the coding sequence ATGGCATCCGGAACAGGACTGCGCGCCACGGCGCTGTCGCGTGAGTACGGCACGGGAGCGACGAGGGTCCTGGCTCTCGACGACGTGTCCGTACACCTGCGTAGCGGCGGGCTCGCGGCGATCGTCGGACCATCGGGGTCGGGCAAGAGCACGCTGCTGAACGTGCTCGGTGCGATGGACACACCCGACTCGGGCCAAGCCGAACTGAACGGCACCATCTTCACGGGCGCGGGCCCGCGAGAGCTCACGGAGTTCCGTCGCGACCGCGTCGGGTTCGTGTTCCAGTTCTACAACCTGCTCCCGCAGCTCACGGCGCTCGAAAACGTCGAGTTGGCGCGTCGCCTCCCCTCTCGTCACCGCGCCGACGTGCCGACGTCGATCGAACTGCTCGAGCGCGTCGGGCTGGGTGATCGTGCTGGCCATTTTCCCCCGCAGCTGTCGGGCGGTCAGATGCAGCGGGTCTCGATCGCGCGGGCGCTGGCGAAGAGGCCCGATGTCCTGCTGTGCGATGAGCCGACGGGAGCCCTCGACTCGGCATCGGGGGTCGAGGTGATGGTCCTGCTGACAGACGTCGCACGTGAGGGGCGCGCGATTGTAGCGGTGGTCACTCACGACCCCGCGATCCGCGACCTCGCCGATCACATCGTCGAGATGCGCGATGGGCGGGTCGTGGCAGACTCCCGCCCTCCCGTCTCATGA
- a CDS encoding sterol carrier family protein, giving the protein MPPRRIETGYGRAALAAVAAGDAPRPATATAVRYLLQLLAEKAPGNSVEMRVPPFGAVQVIEGPRHTRGTPPNVVETDAATWIAVATGREHWTDAVAAGRIVASGVRADLSALLPLRP; this is encoded by the coding sequence ATGCCCCCACGTCGTATCGAGACCGGCTACGGTCGGGCCGCCCTCGCGGCGGTGGCCGCCGGTGACGCCCCGCGTCCTGCGACGGCGACCGCCGTGCGCTACCTCCTGCAGCTGCTCGCCGAGAAGGCCCCGGGCAACTCCGTCGAGATGCGGGTGCCGCCGTTCGGGGCCGTGCAGGTGATCGAGGGCCCTCGCCACACCCGCGGCACTCCGCCCAACGTCGTCGAGACCGACGCCGCCACCTGGATCGCCGTCGCCACGGGCCGGGAGCACTGGACGGATGCCGTCGCCGCCGGCCGGATCGTGGCCTCGGGGGTCCGCGCCGACCTGAGTGCGCTGCTGCCGTTGCGGCCGTAG
- the purD gene encoding phosphoribosylamine--glycine ligase, with protein sequence MRILVLGSGAREHAIILALRSEEASHAIFAAPGNAGIARDAHLVALAANDPAEVLTFAKDEAIDLVVVGPEAPLVAGVADALREHGIPVFGPGKAAAQLEGSKTFAKRIMDAAGVPTGRAVRAADLPTVEAALDEYGAPYVVKADGLAAGKGVIVTSDREAAIAHATTYLVTGAVLVEEFLSGPEVSLFFLSDGDHVLPLSPAQDFKRLRDGDEGPNTGGMGAYSPLPWLDERFGSETEFVDQVTREIAEPVIREMDAEGTPFIGLLYAGLILTENGIKVIEFNARFGDPETQVVLPRLIDPLSELLLAAASGTLEDRPRPAFAEAAAVTVVLASEGYPEAPVTGRPLTGIDDADEVDGVHLAHAATAASDHGFTATGGRVLSVVALGSTFREARAAAYAGLERIGLEGGQYRTDIAAKVAED encoded by the coding sequence GTGAGAATCCTGGTCCTCGGTTCGGGCGCGCGCGAGCACGCCATCATCCTCGCCCTGCGCTCCGAAGAGGCATCGCACGCGATCTTCGCCGCCCCCGGCAACGCGGGCATCGCGCGTGACGCCCACCTCGTCGCGCTCGCCGCGAACGACCCCGCCGAGGTGCTCACGTTCGCGAAGGACGAGGCGATCGACCTCGTCGTCGTCGGGCCCGAGGCGCCGCTGGTCGCCGGAGTCGCCGACGCCCTGCGCGAGCACGGCATCCCGGTCTTCGGTCCGGGCAAGGCGGCCGCGCAGCTCGAGGGATCCAAGACGTTCGCGAAGCGGATCATGGATGCCGCGGGCGTCCCCACCGGACGCGCGGTGCGCGCCGCCGACCTCCCCACCGTCGAAGCAGCTCTGGACGAGTACGGCGCGCCCTACGTCGTCAAGGCCGACGGGCTCGCCGCGGGCAAGGGCGTCATTGTCACGTCCGACCGCGAGGCCGCGATCGCGCACGCCACGACCTACCTCGTCACCGGCGCGGTGCTGGTCGAGGAGTTCCTCTCCGGCCCCGAGGTGTCGCTGTTCTTCCTCAGCGACGGCGACCACGTGCTCCCGTTGAGCCCCGCGCAGGACTTCAAGCGCCTGCGCGACGGCGACGAGGGCCCCAACACCGGCGGCATGGGGGCGTACTCGCCCCTGCCGTGGCTCGACGAACGCTTCGGCAGCGAGACGGAGTTCGTCGACCAGGTCACGCGCGAGATCGCGGAGCCCGTGATCCGGGAGATGGATGCCGAGGGCACCCCGTTCATCGGACTCCTCTACGCCGGCCTCATCCTGACCGAGAACGGCATCAAGGTCATCGAGTTCAACGCCCGGTTCGGCGACCCCGAGACCCAGGTCGTGCTGCCGCGCTTGATCGACCCACTGTCGGAGCTGCTGCTCGCCGCGGCCTCGGGAACGCTCGAGGACCGCCCGCGCCCCGCCTTCGCCGAAGCCGCCGCCGTGACGGTCGTGCTCGCGAGCGAGGGATACCCCGAGGCGCCGGTCACGGGTCGCCCCTTGACCGGCATCGACGACGCCGACGAGGTCGACGGTGTCCACCTCGCGCACGCCGCGACGGCGGCATCCGACCACGGGTTCACGGCGACCGGGGGGCGCGTGCTCAGCGTCGTCGCTCTGGGCTCGACGTTCCGCGAAGCCCGCGCCGCCGCCTACGCGGGACTCGAGCGCATCGGCCTCGAGGGTGGCCAGTACCGCACCGACATCGCCGCGAAGGTCGCCGAGGACTGA
- a CDS encoding SDR family NAD(P)-dependent oxidoreductase gives MRRSSSPADITRDADVAELARVAASEGPLDFWFSNAGTEGPIGPMENWTPEALREVVDANLTSVLSGLHHASTHMRRGGVIVNTASFVGTVLPVPIAVPYAAAKAGVVAAGRSAAPLLAEAGIDVFTLCPWVIDTPMVDRLTGGAPDDKAGFAAGFAPSGRLTPVDDVARAAVDLVTAQPRRASGEAILVDAGPTVTVLD, from the coding sequence GTGAGGCGCTCTTCGTCGCCCGCCGACATCACGCGCGACGCCGACGTGGCCGAGCTCGCTCGGGTCGCGGCATCCGAGGGCCCGCTCGACTTCTGGTTCTCGAACGCGGGCACCGAGGGTCCGATCGGACCGATGGAGAACTGGACGCCCGAGGCCCTGCGCGAGGTCGTCGACGCGAACCTCACGAGTGTGCTGTCGGGGCTGCATCACGCCTCGACGCACATGCGGCGCGGCGGGGTCATCGTCAACACGGCGTCGTTCGTCGGAACGGTGCTGCCGGTGCCGATCGCCGTGCCCTACGCCGCGGCGAAGGCGGGCGTGGTCGCGGCGGGGCGCAGCGCCGCGCCGCTGCTCGCCGAGGCCGGGATCGACGTGTTCACGCTGTGCCCCTGGGTGATCGACACCCCGATGGTCGATCGCCTCACCGGCGGTGCGCCCGACGACAAGGCGGGCTTCGCGGCCGGCTTCGCGCCGAGCGGGCGTCTCACCCCGGTCGACGACGTTGCGCGGGCCGCGGTCGATCTCGTGACCGCGCAGCCGCGCAGGGCGAGCGGCGAGGCGATCCTCGTGGATGCCGGACCGACGGTGACCGTTCTCGACTGA
- a CDS encoding glycosyltransferase, which produces MTSSALICSMPAVGHVGPLLVVATELQRRGWDVRLLTGARYRSMVEAAGIRFLPLPPEADTLDDIGTGGDVRERGLATINRGVERAFLDPAGPAAATLEHVLAEEPVDVVLHDMLFLGVQTLFGRPRSERLLTVMCGITAAGFSSRDTPPYGLGITPLRQPVLNRLRNRVLGVTAKAVLRPVHRSLDLFLAGVGAPPLNGAFFMDVLSRSDLLAQFTVEEFEYPRSDAPANLRFYGPMPTASSRPTPAPAWFDDLDPDLPLVHVTQGTVANTDYSEVIEPTLAALSDLPVQVAVTTGGRDLETLPPLPANAFAASYLPYDELLARTSVLVTNGGYGGLHHAMRHGVPIVIAGDSEDKVETSARVQHAGVGVNLRTGRPTPDAIRSAVQRILADPSYAARARAVGEAIAVAPGAAGLVDDVEQMLAARG; this is translated from the coding sequence ATGACCTCCTCTGCCCTCATCTGCAGCATGCCCGCCGTCGGTCACGTCGGCCCGCTCCTCGTCGTCGCCACTGAACTGCAGCGTCGCGGGTGGGACGTACGCCTGCTCACCGGTGCCCGATACCGATCGATGGTCGAGGCGGCCGGCATCCGATTCCTCCCCCTTCCGCCCGAGGCCGACACGCTCGACGACATCGGAACGGGCGGCGACGTGCGCGAGCGGGGACTCGCGACGATCAACCGCGGTGTCGAGCGGGCGTTCCTCGATCCCGCCGGCCCCGCGGCGGCCACCCTGGAGCACGTCCTCGCGGAAGAGCCGGTCGATGTCGTGCTGCACGACATGCTCTTCCTGGGGGTGCAGACCCTCTTCGGGCGACCGCGCTCCGAGCGTCTCCTCACCGTCATGTGCGGAATCACCGCCGCGGGATTCTCGAGTCGCGATACTCCGCCTTACGGTCTCGGCATCACGCCCCTGCGTCAGCCGGTGCTGAACCGTCTGCGCAATCGGGTCCTCGGCGTGACGGCGAAGGCCGTGCTGCGTCCGGTGCACCGTTCGCTCGACCTCTTCCTCGCCGGCGTCGGGGCCCCGCCCCTGAACGGCGCGTTCTTCATGGACGTGCTCTCGCGCAGCGACCTGCTCGCGCAGTTCACGGTCGAAGAGTTCGAGTATCCGCGCAGCGATGCGCCCGCGAACCTGCGGTTCTACGGTCCGATGCCCACCGCGTCGAGCCGGCCGACACCCGCCCCGGCATGGTTCGACGACCTCGACCCGGACCTTCCGCTCGTGCACGTCACGCAGGGCACCGTCGCCAACACCGACTACAGCGAGGTCATCGAACCGACCCTCGCGGCCCTGTCGGATCTGCCCGTCCAGGTCGCCGTGACCACCGGCGGACGCGACCTCGAGACCCTCCCCCCTCTTCCCGCGAACGCGTTCGCCGCGAGCTACCTGCCGTACGACGAGCTGCTCGCCCGCACCAGCGTGCTCGTGACCAACGGCGGATACGGGGGCCTGCACCACGCGATGCGCCATGGCGTGCCGATCGTGATCGCCGGCGATTCCGAAGACAAGGTCGAGACCTCGGCGCGCGTCCAGCACGCCGGAGTGGGCGTGAACCTGCGCACGGGTCGGCCGACCCCGGATGCCATCCGCTCGGCCGTTCAGCGGATCCTCGCGGATCCGAGCTATGCGGCTCGCGCCCGGGCGGTCGGCGAGGCGATCGCGGTGGCGCCGGGGGCGGCGGGGCTCGTCGACGACGTCGAGCAGATGCTCGCCGCGCGCGGCTGA
- a CDS encoding TetR/AcrR family transcriptional regulator, translated as MPRSYQSPKRQAEAAATRANIVDTAGRLFVRDGYVATTIKAIAAEAGVSIPTVHLNGPKHALLIAAFERTFAGDEGRHSLTERPALVEIMSEPDTDTAIARYVDFLIEANQRSAAIVRAMLAAADGDAEVRVAYLDLEMRRHRDMTIGAGWFLQRGRIRVDQVAIAADVLGLITGPDPWTHFIVARGWDLATYRSWLTAQLIHLADNLA; from the coding sequence GTGCCCCGCAGCTATCAGTCCCCCAAGCGACAGGCCGAGGCCGCCGCCACACGCGCGAACATCGTCGACACGGCGGGTCGACTCTTCGTCCGCGACGGCTACGTCGCCACCACCATCAAGGCGATCGCCGCCGAGGCGGGGGTGTCGATCCCGACGGTGCACCTGAACGGCCCCAAGCATGCTCTGCTGATCGCCGCCTTCGAACGGACCTTCGCGGGCGACGAGGGGCGGCACTCGCTCACCGAGCGTCCCGCGCTCGTCGAGATCATGAGCGAGCCCGACACCGACACCGCGATCGCTCGCTACGTCGACTTCCTCATCGAGGCGAACCAGCGCTCCGCGGCGATCGTGCGGGCCATGCTCGCCGCGGCCGACGGCGACGCCGAGGTGCGCGTCGCCTACCTCGACCTCGAGATGCGCCGTCACCGCGACATGACGATCGGGGCCGGCTGGTTCCTCCAGCGCGGACGCATCCGCGTCGACCAGGTCGCCATCGCCGCCGACGTGCTCGGGCTCATCACGGGACCCGATCCCTGGACGCACTTCATCGTCGCCCGCGGATGGGACCTCGCCACGTATCGGTCGTGGCTCACGGCGCAACTCATCCACCTCGCCGACAATCTCGCGTGA
- a CDS encoding signal peptidase I has product MNRTLRAALSPVRWIIVAVLLAALGGPFAYGAVTQQEIVRVDGDSMVPTFHLGDVLFVGRAEPDELVPGAIVTVEPPGSGRYTHRIVAVEGDSLTLRGDANAEADPIPVAVSDVRGVVRHHLEGPPATVLLAVDTLPMRLSLVVLLIGLIFLPLPVRRGRGPVAPVDLDHDAQPTTRREVRAKTLP; this is encoded by the coding sequence ATGAACCGTACTCTGCGCGCCGCTCTCTCTCCGGTCCGCTGGATCATCGTCGCGGTCCTGCTCGCCGCTCTCGGCGGTCCGTTCGCCTACGGCGCGGTCACGCAGCAGGAGATCGTCCGCGTCGACGGCGACTCCATGGTGCCGACCTTCCACCTCGGTGACGTGCTCTTCGTCGGCCGCGCTGAGCCCGACGAGCTCGTGCCGGGCGCGATCGTCACGGTCGAGCCGCCGGGATCGGGGCGCTACACGCACCGCATCGTCGCCGTCGAGGGCGACTCGTTGACGCTCCGCGGAGACGCGAACGCCGAAGCCGACCCGATACCTGTCGCCGTCTCCGACGTGCGCGGCGTCGTTCGCCATCACCTCGAGGGCCCGCCGGCGACGGTGCTTCTCGCCGTCGACACGCTGCCGATGCGGTTGTCGCTCGTCGTGCTGCTCATCGGCTTGATCTTCCTGCCGCTCCCGGTGCGACGCGGCCGCGGCCCGGTCGCTCCGGTGGACCTCGACCACGATGCGCAGCCGACAACTCGTCGAGAGGTTCGGGCCAAAACGCTTCCGTAA